A genome region from Cryptosporidium parvum Iowa II chromosome 8, whole genome shotgun sequence includes the following:
- a CDS encoding cold shock RNA binding domain of the OB fold, whose product EKPIKLVKMPLSGVCKWFDSTKGFGFITPDDGSEDIFVHQQNIKVEGFRSLAQDERVEYEIETDDKGRRKAVNVSGPNGAPVKGDRRRGRGRGRGRGMRGRGRGGRGRGFYQNQNQSQPQSQQQPVSTQSQPVAH is encoded by the coding sequence GAGAAACCTATAAAACTTGTTAAAATGCCTTTATCTGGAGTTTGCAAGTGGTTTGATTCGACTAAGGGGTTCGGATTCATTACCCCCGACGACGGATCTGAGGATATCTTTGTGCACCAGCAGAATATTAAGGTTGAAGGATTCAGATCCTTGGCACAAGATGAGAGAGTAGAATATGAAATTGAAACTGATGACAAGGGCCGTCGTAAGGCTGTCAATGTCTCTGGTCCAAATGGTGCCCCAGTTAAGGGTGATAGACGCAGAGGTAGAGGCAGAGGAAGAGGTAGAGGAATGAGAGGACGTGGCCGTGGAGGTAGAGGCCGTGGATTCTACCAGAATCAGAATCAATCTCAGCCACAATCCCAGCAACAACCAGTTTCAACTCAGTCACAGCCAGTTGCTCACTGA